Proteins found in one Homalodisca vitripennis isolate AUS2020 chromosome 4, UT_GWSS_2.1, whole genome shotgun sequence genomic segment:
- the LOC124361428 gene encoding melanopsin-like has protein sequence MSVPPLFGCSQYVLEGFHTSCSWDYVTRTLSNRAYCLYLLTLGFLVPVDVILYCYAWPPSWHTAVA, from the coding sequence ATGTCCGTGCCTCCACTGTTCGGCTGTTCACAGTATGTCCTCGAGGGCTTCCACACATCCTGCTCCTGGGACTATGTGACCAGGACACTCTCGAACAGAGCCTACTGCCTGTACCTGTTGACCCTCGGCTTCCTGGTGCCTGTGGACGTCATCCTCTACTGCTACGCTTGGCCACCATCTTGGCACACGGCCGTGGCATGA